The stretch of DNA AGCCGAGCAACTCGGCGGTGCGCTCGCGGTCGATGTCGAACGGCGTGCCCGCAAAGGCCGCCCCGCCAAGGGGCGACTGATTCACGCGCGCATAGGCGTCCATGAGACGCGCCGTATCCCGAGAAAGCGCCTGCTCGTAGCTGAGCAGGTAGTGGCCAACCGTCGTCGGTTGGGCGGGCTGGAGGTGGGTGAAACCGGGCATCAGCGTGTCTGCGTGTTCTGCGGCCACCTCACAGAGCACCTCGCGCAGCGCGAGGGTCGCCTCTGCGGCGTCGAGGAGGTCCTCGCGGAAGCGGTGGCGGATGCACGCCGCGACCTCGTCGTTGCGGCTGCGGGCGGTGTGCATCTTCCCACCGACGGGGCCAATCTGGCCGATGACCGCCGTCTCGATGGCGGCGTGGATGTCCTCGCCGTCGGGGAGCGCCGAAAAGCCCTCCACCTCAACGACGTTGAGCGCTTGGAGAATCTGGCCCGCCTCGTCCTCGCTGATGATGCCCTGCTCTGCGAGCATCAGGACGTGGGCGCGGTCTACCTCTAAGTCCGCGGTGAAAATCCGGGTGTCCGCATCCATCGAGGAGAGGAATCCGCGGGCGGGGCCGCCGCTAAAGCGTTCCCGGCGAACCACGTCGCCATCTGCGGATTCCTCCCCCATTTCACTGGTCCTCGCCGCCGTCTGCCATCGGCGTTGGCGCTTCCTGTTTTGCGCCTTTGAGAATCGAGTTCGCAAGGCGCGACTGGAAGCCGTGGTACTTCGCCACGCCGGTCGCGTCTGCCTGCGTGATGCCGTCGACCGTCTCCGTGTTGAACGAGGCGGCCGATTCTGAGTACACCGCGAAATCGCTCTCGCGGGCGACGACGCGGGCCTGTCCGCCCTGGAACTTCACGGTGACCGTACCCGTGACGCGCTCTTGGGTCGTGTTGATGAACCCTTCGAGCGCCGTGACGAGCGGGGCGTTGATGAGGCCCTCGTAGGCTTTTTCAGCCCACTGGTTGTCGATTTGTTTCTTGAACGAGCGCTCCTCTTTGGTGAGGACGAGCTGTTCTAAGCCCTCGTGGGCGTTCAGGAGCACTGTCGCGGCGGGGTGCTCGTAGTTCTCGCGCACTTTGAGCCCGAGCATGCGGTCTTCCATCAGGTCGGTGCGGCCAATGCCGTATTTGCCTGCGAACTCGTTCAGGTACTCGATGAGCGAGACGGCGTCCAGCTGCTCGCCGTCTACGGCGACCGGGTAGCCGTTCTCGAACGTAATCTCGACGAGTTCGGTCTCGCCGGTCGGGGCCGTCGTCCACTCGTAGATGTCCTCGCCGGGGATGAACGAGGGGTCTTCTAAGTCGTCGCCTTCGACCGAGCGACTCCAGAGGTTCGTGTCGATACTCCACGCGCCCTCGTTGCCGCTCTCTACGGG from Haladaptatus sp. ZSTT2 encodes:
- a CDS encoding argininosuccinate synthase, which translates into the protein MTTESTKIALAFSGGLDTTVCVPLLKEEYGYDEVVGITVDVGQPEAEFDEAEETADALDLEHYVIDAKAEFANLCLDAVKANADYQGYPLGTALARPIIAEAILEKAKEVGCTGIAHGCTGKGNDQLRFEAVWRESDLEVIAPVRELGLTREWEIEYAAEKNLPVESGNEGAWSIDTNLWSRSVEGDDLEDPSFIPGEDIYEWTTAPTGETELVEITFENGYPVAVDGEQLDAVSLIEYLNEFAGKYGIGRTDLMEDRMLGLKVRENYEHPAATVLLNAHEGLEQLVLTKEERSFKKQIDNQWAEKAYEGLINAPLVTALEGFINTTQERVTGTVTVKFQGGQARVVARESDFAVYSESAASFNTETVDGITQADATGVAKYHGFQSRLANSILKGAKQEAPTPMADGGEDQ